Proteins encoded by one window of Nicotiana tabacum cultivar K326 chromosome 10, ASM71507v2, whole genome shotgun sequence:
- the LOC107797430 gene encoding uncharacterized protein LOC107797430 has translation MHQATSNINNKILIFWDQDYTGSVIDQDEQQMTVELQHVEATEVFQLTVIYAKCKTNLRRPLWEVLRQKFLTYTIPWCVIGDFNVIASIKENIGGLPYQLSKSMDFLNMIEDCGLVDLGFYGPRYTWSNGRAPGSIIWKRLDKGMVNDNWLISFPATTISHLASTRSDENPLIMEMNVRQDTSKKYFKFLNCLVENEGFILLVQEIWNQEVRGNAMWIFYQKLKAVSNALSKWSRQEYEDIFQKAKEYEKK, from the coding sequence ATGCATCAAGCAACATCAAACATCAACAACAAAATCTTGATCTTTTGGGATCAAGACTATACAGGCTCAGTCATTGACCAAGATGAGCAGCAAATGACTGTTGAGCTACAACATGTAGAAGCAACTGAAGTTTTCCAATTAACTGTTATCTATGCCAAGTGCAAAACAAACCTCAGAAGACCACTGTGGGAGGTATTAAGGCAGAAATTCTTGACATATACCATCCCATGGTGCGTGATTGGAGATTTCAATGTtattgcatccattaaagaaaaTATAGGGGGTCTACCATACCAACTAAGTAAGAGCATGGACTTCCTCAATATGATAGAAGATTGTGGACTTGTAGACCTGGGGTTCTATGGCCCTAGATATACTTGGTCTAATGGAAGAGCTCCAGGATCAATAATTTGGAAGAGATTGGACAAAGGCATGGTAAATGACAATTGGCTAATCTCATTCCCAGCTACCACCATTTCACACTTAGCCTCCACTAGGTCTGATGAAAATCCCCTTATAATGGAGATGAATGTCAGACAGGATACTAGCAAAAAGTACTTCAAGTTTCTCAACTGTTTGGTGGAAAATGAAGGCTTCATCCTTTTGGTTCAAGAAATTTGGAATCAGGAAGTCAGAGGTAATGCTATGTGGATCTTCTATCAAAAACTTAAAGCAGTCTCTAATGCTTTAAGTAAATGGTCGAGgcaggaatatgaggatatcttccAGAAGGCCAAGGAATATGAAAAAAAGTGA